A part of Pseudomonas sp. HR96 genomic DNA contains:
- a CDS encoding DUF6482 family protein — MKLDELSKQAKAEQITELNLVSVEGGSYVLHAVIDGRSHPVHDAHDQTLHVASVDEARKCLVDVPELPFFLVQPAVYDEMVGHAPDQNTTSREPIKFRSSL; from the coding sequence ATGAAACTGGATGAACTGAGCAAGCAGGCCAAGGCCGAGCAGATTACCGAGCTGAACCTGGTGTCGGTGGAAGGCGGCTCCTACGTGTTGCACGCGGTCATCGACGGGCGTTCCCACCCGGTGCACGATGCCCATGACCAGACCCTGCACGTGGCGTCGGTCGACGAAGCGCGCAAATGCCTGGTGGACGTCCCGGAGCTGCCGTTCTTTCTGGTACAGCCGGCTGTGTACGACGAGATGGTCGGCCACGCCCCGGACCAGAACACCACGTCGCGCGAGCCGATCAAGTTCCGCTCCAGCCTCTGA
- a CDS encoding YkgJ family cysteine cluster protein, with product MIALHSLPVTSSIDPTISCSRCPAKCCRLEVMLITDTGVPERFIEVDQWGSETMARLDDGWCAALDRDSMSCSIYANRPFICREFAMGGPECQDERAV from the coding sequence TTGATCGCGCTCCACAGCCTGCCTGTCACCTCGAGTATCGATCCGACCATCAGCTGCAGCCGCTGCCCGGCCAAGTGTTGTCGCCTCGAGGTGATGCTGATCACCGACACCGGGGTGCCCGAGCGCTTTATCGAGGTCGACCAGTGGGGCAGCGAAACCATGGCGCGGCTCGACGACGGCTGGTGCGCAGCCCTGGACCGCGACAGCATGAGTTGCAGCATCTACGCCAATCGGCCGTTCATCTGCCGGGAATTCGCCATGGGCGGCCCTGAATGCCAGGACGAACGCGCCGTCTGA
- a CDS encoding PqiC family protein, whose amino-acid sequence MNSRSLLRSAALSLAVISLTACSTVTTRYYTLAPTDNQAPAPAGAATFQFEMASVRMPVQVDQPQLVVRQSTGTLSILENDRWGAPLADEFHDALTRQLETRLGTRDLAGMPKQAGRPVVTLRTDVRRFDSLPGSYALVDAVWSLSLRSDGQARRTLTCSSVIRQPSGVAIADLVLAHQQVIGQLATVMANTAKRFAAGDTSCP is encoded by the coding sequence ATGAATAGCCGTTCCCTGCTGCGCAGCGCAGCGCTCAGCCTGGCCGTGATCAGCCTGACCGCCTGCAGCACCGTGACCACGCGTTACTACACCCTGGCGCCGACCGACAACCAGGCGCCGGCGCCCGCTGGCGCCGCCACGTTCCAGTTCGAAATGGCCAGTGTGCGTATGCCGGTGCAGGTCGACCAGCCACAGCTGGTAGTGCGCCAGAGCACCGGCACCCTGTCGATCCTTGAAAACGACCGCTGGGGCGCACCACTGGCGGACGAATTCCATGATGCCCTGACCCGTCAGCTCGAGACCCGCCTGGGCACACGTGACCTGGCCGGCATGCCGAAACAGGCGGGCAGGCCTGTCGTGACATTGCGGACCGATGTGCGCCGGTTCGACTCGTTGCCGGGCAGCTACGCTTTGGTCGACGCGGTCTGGAGCCTGAGTCTGCGCAGCGATGGCCAGGCGCGCCGCACCCTGACCTGCAGCAGCGTGATCCGCCAGCCTTCAGGCGTGGCGATCGCCGATCTGGTGCTGGCGCATCAACAGGTCATCGGCCAGCTGGCCACGGTGATGGCCAACACCGCGAAACGCTTCGCCGCCGGCGACACCAGCTGCCCTTGA
- a CDS encoding DedA family protein, which produces MAAESELISQYGYVAVLVGSMIEGDAIAMLGGIAARHGYLEFLATVLMAALGGMAADQLLYFLGRRYGEAILHRFRRHQAKIDRMRELVHRHASLWVIGVRFAYGFRIIGPLILGSSGIPPRRFVILNIIGGALWGTVMVTLGYCVGEFLHRFVAGHKSLELWLLIVAVWVISITLVVRRLLRPRP; this is translated from the coding sequence ATGGCCGCTGAAAGCGAGCTGATCAGCCAGTACGGCTACGTCGCGGTGTTGGTGGGGAGCATGATCGAGGGGGACGCCATCGCCATGCTCGGTGGCATCGCCGCGCGCCATGGTTACCTGGAGTTTCTCGCGACGGTGCTGATGGCGGCGCTCGGCGGCATGGCGGCCGACCAACTGCTGTATTTTCTCGGCCGGCGATACGGCGAAGCGATCCTGCATCGGTTTCGCCGCCACCAGGCAAAGATCGACCGGATGCGCGAACTGGTCCATCGGCATGCCTCGCTGTGGGTGATCGGGGTGCGTTTTGCCTATGGGTTTCGCATCATCGGTCCGCTGATCCTTGGCTCCAGCGGCATCCCGCCGCGGCGCTTCGTCATTCTCAACATCATCGGCGGGGCGCTGTGGGGCACGGTGATGGTGACCCTGGGCTACTGCGTCGGCGAATTCCTGCACCGTTTCGTGGCCGGGCACAAGTCGCTGGAGTTGTGGCTGCTGATCGTCGCGGTGTGGGTGATCAGCATCACCCTGGTGGTGCGGCGCCTGTTGCGCCCCAGGCCCTGA
- a CDS encoding DNA topoisomerase III, with translation MRLFLCEKPSQAKDIAQVLGATRRADGCWVGPQATVTWCIGHLLETAPPDAYDARYKRWALADLPIVPQQWKMQVKPRTASQFKAVKQLLKQASELVIATDADREGEMIARELLEHCRYRGPVQRLWLSALDDASIRKALATLRPGADTYSLYESALGRSRADWLIGMNMSRLFTLLGRQSGYQGVLPVGRVQTPTLRLVVDRDRSIADFVPVPFWPIEVMLQGAEPGAAVFAAQWRPASEFSDEEGRCLHREHARLAADAMLAAGQARLVKLRNERLRDLAPLPFDLGTLQQVCSKKLGFGAQETLDIAQALYETYKLITYPRSDCGYLPVSQHAEAAAILAALGAADPSLAPVLQHTQAQRRSRAWNDAKVSAHHGIIPTAAAKALQRLTGKHRAVYELIRARYLAQFLAHHEYDRTQADFDCAGHALRAVGKVVVEPGWKRAMPEALGPANGRQATPQALPVLTEGQQLAVRNVTLKDQWTQPPKPYTEGDLIQAMKNVARLVEDPLLKQKLKDTTGIGTEATRAGIIQGLIDRGYLSKQGKALAATPAAFGLIDAVPRAIADPGTTAIWEQALDMVQSGEMSLEEFVQRQSSWMSKHVARCLGLRLTISGPAVPAAGKGAPWKNKRKGAPRRKPAAKTAKA, from the coding sequence ATGCGTCTGTTTCTCTGCGAAAAGCCCTCCCAGGCCAAGGACATTGCCCAGGTTCTCGGCGCCACCCGGCGTGCAGACGGCTGCTGGGTCGGGCCTCAGGCGACGGTCACCTGGTGCATCGGTCATCTGCTCGAGACCGCGCCACCGGATGCCTACGACGCACGCTACAAACGCTGGGCCCTGGCCGACCTGCCGATCGTTCCGCAGCAATGGAAGATGCAGGTCAAGCCACGCACTGCCAGCCAGTTCAAGGCGGTCAAGCAGTTGCTCAAGCAGGCCAGCGAGCTGGTGATCGCTACCGACGCCGACCGCGAAGGCGAGATGATCGCGCGCGAGCTGCTGGAACACTGCCGCTATCGCGGACCGGTGCAACGCCTGTGGCTGTCGGCGCTGGACGACGCCTCCATTCGCAAGGCCCTGGCCACGCTGCGGCCGGGGGCCGACACCTACAGTCTCTATGAGTCGGCCCTGGGGCGCTCGCGCGCCGACTGGCTGATCGGCATGAACATGAGCCGCCTGTTCACCCTGCTTGGCCGCCAGTCCGGCTATCAGGGCGTGTTGCCCGTGGGCCGGGTGCAGACGCCGACCCTGCGCCTGGTGGTCGACCGCGACCGCAGCATCGCCGATTTCGTACCGGTGCCGTTCTGGCCCATCGAGGTCATGTTGCAGGGTGCTGAGCCCGGCGCCGCAGTCTTCGCAGCGCAATGGCGCCCCGCCAGCGAATTCAGTGACGAGGAAGGCCGCTGCCTGCATCGCGAGCATGCCCGGCTGGCCGCCGACGCCATGCTGGCCGCCGGGCAGGCGCGGTTGGTCAAGCTGCGCAATGAACGCCTGCGCGACCTCGCTCCCCTGCCCTTCGACCTCGGCACCCTGCAGCAGGTGTGCTCGAAAAAGCTCGGCTTCGGCGCTCAGGAAACCCTCGACATCGCCCAGGCCCTCTACGAGACCTACAAGCTGATCACCTACCCGCGCAGCGATTGCGGCTATCTGCCAGTCAGCCAGCACGCCGAGGCTGCGGCCATTCTTGCTGCTCTCGGCGCTGCCGACCCCAGCCTGGCACCTGTGCTGCAGCATACCCAGGCGCAGCGCCGCTCACGGGCCTGGAACGACGCCAAGGTCAGCGCGCACCACGGCATAATCCCCACCGCTGCCGCCAAGGCCCTGCAGCGCCTGACCGGCAAGCACCGCGCCGTCTACGAACTGATTCGCGCGCGCTACCTGGCGCAGTTCCTCGCGCACCACGAGTACGATCGCACCCAGGCCGATTTCGACTGCGCCGGGCACGCCCTGCGCGCCGTCGGCAAGGTGGTGGTGGAGCCCGGCTGGAAACGCGCCATGCCCGAGGCGCTGGGCCCTGCCAATGGCCGCCAGGCGACACCGCAAGCCTTGCCGGTATTGACCGAGGGCCAGCAACTGGCGGTGCGGAATGTGACCCTCAAGGACCAGTGGACGCAGCCGCCCAAGCCCTACACCGAGGGCGACCTGATCCAGGCCATGAAAAACGTCGCGCGGCTGGTGGAGGACCCGCTGCTCAAGCAGAAGCTCAAGGACACCACGGGCATCGGCACCGAGGCGACCCGCGCCGGCATCATCCAGGGCCTGATCGACCGCGGCTATCTGAGCAAGCAGGGCAAGGCGCTGGCCGCTACGCCAGCGGCCTTCGGCCTGATCGACGCCGTGCCCCGAGCCATTGCCGACCCTGGCACCACGGCCATCTGGGAGCAGGCGCTGGACATGGTGCAAAGTGGCGAAATGAGCCTGGAGGAGTTCGTCCAGCGCCAGTCGAGCTGGATGAGCAAGCATGTCGCCCGCTGCCTGGGGCTGCGTCTGACCATCAGCGGCCCCGCCGTGCCGGCTGCAGGCAAGGGAGCGCCATGGAAGAACAAGCGCAAGGGCGCGCCACGGCGCAAACCGGCGGCGAAAACCGCCAAGGCTTGA
- a CDS encoding chemotaxis protein CheB translates to MNAAEKLIVIGTSTGGISALQQLLGTLPADLPAAVLVTMHLADHDSILPSLLAPYTRLDIRFARENEVIKAGTVLIAPPGKHLLIDKGRVNLIRGAKENYSRPAIDPFFRSAAISHRRNTIGVVLTGDLDDGTVGLQAIKACGGLAIVQDPADAEAPSMPSSALQYVDPHYCLPLSGIGTQILRLLGQPAVEPAALEAAAAMLEAVHAENEFCLDGGMTSVERMDSIAKRAPLSCPECSGGLWEMSAKPLRYRCHTGHCYTAKTMRDSQDEALEAAVWSVLRALQEKKVLLSRLQREASHEGQHEAAADYQRSVDHLQTKALTLKKLMVG, encoded by the coding sequence ATGAATGCGGCAGAAAAACTGATTGTGATCGGCACCTCCACTGGAGGCATCTCCGCCCTGCAGCAACTGTTGGGCACGCTGCCGGCGGACTTGCCCGCCGCGGTATTGGTCACCATGCATCTGGCCGACCATGACAGCATCCTGCCTTCCCTGCTGGCCCCCTATACCCGGCTCGACATCCGCTTTGCCAGGGAAAATGAAGTGATCAAAGCCGGCACCGTATTGATCGCCCCGCCCGGCAAGCACCTGTTGATCGACAAGGGCCGGGTCAACCTGATTCGCGGCGCCAAGGAGAACTACTCTCGTCCGGCCATCGACCCTTTCTTTCGCTCCGCCGCCATCAGCCACCGGCGCAACACCATCGGCGTGGTCCTGACCGGCGACCTCGACGACGGCACGGTCGGCCTGCAGGCGATCAAGGCCTGTGGCGGCCTGGCCATCGTCCAGGATCCCGCCGATGCCGAGGCGCCGAGCATGCCGTCCAGCGCCCTGCAGTACGTCGACCCGCATTATTGCCTGCCCCTGAGCGGCATCGGCACGCAGATCCTGCGCCTGCTTGGCCAGCCGGCTGTCGAACCCGCTGCCTTGGAGGCCGCCGCCGCGATGCTTGAGGCGGTGCACGCGGAAAACGAATTCTGCCTGGACGGTGGCATGACCTCGGTCGAACGCATGGACAGCATTGCCAAGCGCGCACCGTTGAGCTGCCCCGAGTGCAGCGGCGGCCTGTGGGAGATGAGCGCCAAGCCCCTGCGCTACCGCTGCCATACCGGGCACTGCTACACCGCCAAGACCATGCGCGACTCCCAGGATGAAGCGCTGGAAGCGGCGGTCTGGAGCGTCCTGCGCGCCTTGCAGGAGAAAAAGGTGTTGCTGTCGCGGCTGCAGCGCGAGGCCAGCCATGAGGGGCAGCATGAGGCAGCAGCCGATTACCAACGCTCGGTCGATCACCTGCAGACCAAGGCCCTGACCCTCAAGAAGCTGATGGTCGGATAA
- a CDS encoding murein transglycosylase A: protein MSTSRHWRRLSLCIVPLFALLAACNGGKSTPPPAATYQPSSWEALPATSDADLVAGFQAWLGSCVRLGKDPVWAAPCAAATQVAVAPQAIKDFLRSSLQVYSLRSPTKGDQGLITGYYEPVYPGSLVRTERDTVPVLGVPDDLIVVSLDSIYPELKGKRLRGRLDGHVLKPYDDAASISAGSTQAPALAWLGSAMDLQFLQIQGSGRIQLDNGRQLRIGYADQNGYPYKPIGRWLVEQGQLKQEEVSMGKIRQWAEAHPQRVAELLASNPSYVFFSVRPDSNEGPRGSLNVPLTPGYSVAIDRKVIPLGSLLWLASSRPDGSTLNRPVAAQDTGGAIAGEVRADLFWGTGDAAGELAGNMKQAGQIWLLWPKGAPLPKIN, encoded by the coding sequence GTGTCCACCTCTCGCCACTGGCGCCGGCTGTCGCTGTGCATCGTCCCGCTGTTCGCCCTGCTCGCTGCCTGCAACGGCGGCAAAAGCACCCCGCCGCCTGCGGCGACCTACCAGCCGAGCAGTTGGGAGGCCCTGCCGGCCACCAGCGATGCCGACCTGGTTGCCGGTTTTCAGGCTTGGCTCGGCTCCTGCGTGCGGCTGGGCAAAGACCCGGTCTGGGCAGCCCCGTGCGCGGCGGCCACGCAAGTGGCGGTAGCGCCGCAGGCGATCAAGGATTTCCTCAGGAGCAGCCTGCAGGTGTACAGCCTGCGCTCGCCGACCAAGGGCGATCAAGGCTTGATCACTGGCTATTACGAGCCGGTCTACCCGGGAAGCCTGGTGCGCACCGAGCGTGACACGGTGCCGGTATTGGGGGTACCGGACGACCTCATCGTGGTGTCGCTGGACAGCATCTACCCGGAACTCAAGGGCAAACGCCTGCGCGGGCGCCTCGACGGCCATGTGCTCAAACCCTATGACGACGCCGCCAGCATCTCGGCGGGCTCCACCCAGGCACCGGCGCTGGCCTGGCTGGGCAGCGCCATGGACCTGCAGTTCCTGCAGATCCAGGGCTCCGGGCGCATCCAGCTGGACAACGGTCGGCAATTGCGCATCGGCTACGCCGACCAGAACGGCTACCCCTACAAGCCGATCGGCCGCTGGCTGGTCGAGCAAGGCCAGCTCAAGCAGGAAGAAGTCAGCATGGGCAAGATTCGCCAATGGGCCGAGGCCCACCCGCAACGGGTCGCGGAACTGCTGGCGAGCAACCCCAGCTACGTGTTCTTCAGCGTTCGCCCGGACAGCAACGAAGGCCCGCGCGGGTCGTTGAACGTGCCTCTGACCCCCGGCTACAGCGTTGCCATCGACCGCAAGGTGATCCCCCTGGGCAGCCTGCTGTGGCTGGCCAGCAGCCGACCCGACGGCAGCACGCTGAACCGTCCGGTGGCCGCCCAGGACACCGGGGGCGCCATCGCCGGCGAAGTGCGTGCCGACCTCTTCTGGGGCACGGGCGACGCCGCCGGCGAATTGGCCGGCAACATGAAACAGGCCGGGCAGATCTGGCTGCTATGGCCCAAGGGCGCGCCACTGCCAAAAATCAACTGA
- a CDS encoding CBS domain-containing protein: MKTVAELLKLKDSSHHQVHTIGPDEMVLDALRLMAQVNIGALPVLENGKVVGVVSERDYARKMVLKGRSSIGTPVRTIMSSPVISVDSQQSIGHCMAIMTDRHLRHLPVVDDGHLLGLLSIGDLVKEAIAEQAGLIQQLEQYIRGE; encoded by the coding sequence ATGAAAACCGTAGCCGAACTGCTCAAGCTCAAGGATTCCAGCCATCATCAAGTGCACACCATCGGCCCTGACGAGATGGTGCTGGACGCCTTGCGGCTCATGGCGCAAGTGAATATCGGCGCATTGCCGGTGCTGGAGAACGGCAAGGTAGTCGGCGTGGTCAGCGAACGCGACTACGCGCGCAAGATGGTCCTCAAGGGCCGCTCCTCGATCGGCACGCCGGTCAGAACGATCATGAGTTCACCGGTCATCAGCGTCGATTCCCAGCAAAGCATCGGCCATTGCATGGCGATCATGACCGACCGCCACCTGCGCCATCTGCCGGTAGTCGACGACGGTCATCTGCTGGGGCTGCTGTCGATCGGCGACCTGGTCAAGGAAGCGATCGCCGAGCAGGCCGGGCTGATCCAGCAGCTGGAACAATACATTCGCGGCGAATAG